The DNA window CATGGGCTCACTGTTTCTACCCAGACATAACCAAGAAACATCACCTATGGTGCAAGTATTGTGACAAGCTCTACAGTGGTGGAATTACAAGAATTAAGTACCATCTTGCAGGAATTAAAGGTTTCAATACTACTAAGTGTGGAAAAGTTTCAGCTCCAGTGCAGCAAGAGATATTTGATTTGCTTACGAAGAAGACTagtgaaaaagaacagaaaaacaaagaaaaggaAATGGACAGAGCTGAAGTTAACATAGAAAACTCAGATTGTGAAAGGGGCAGTGAAGGTTCAGATCATGGCAATAATGCTCTTGTGGTGAAGCCAAAGGCGACAAGAGGATCTAGTAGCTCTAGATCTGTAGCAGGTGGTCAAACTATTGACAAGTACTACAAGCATCCTTCTATAGAAGAATCTGCTAGTATGACATAAAGAggaattaatctaagcaaaaaggTTCAAACATCATTGACAACTCAGAAAAGAGAAGAGAGGAGGGATAGAACTTGTGAGTACATATGTCAGTGGTTCTATGAAGCTAGCATTCCACACAACATAGTCACCCTTCCGAGTTTTGATCATATGTTAGAGGCCATTGGACAATTTGGTAGAAATCTGAAAGGACCTAGTCCCTATGAGATGAGTGGACCATTCTTGCAGAAAAGGAAGGAAAAGATAATGGATGGATTCAAGGAGCATAAGGAATCATGGGAGCTCACAAGTTGTTCTATCATGATAGATGCATGGACAGATAGGAAGGGTAGGGGAGTGATGAATTTAGTTGTGCATAGTGCTCATGGGGTACTCTTCTTAGATTCAGTGGATTGCTCGGGTGATAGGAAAGATGGAAAATATATCTTTGAACTTGTGGATAGGTACATAGAAGAGATAGGGGAAGAACATGTTGTCCAAACGGTGACTGATAATGCTAGCGTCAATACAAGTGCAGCAACTCTATTGATAGCAAAAAGACCTTCAATATTTTGGAATGGATGTGCTGCTCATTGCTTGGATCTCATGCTAGAGGATATTGGTAAGCTTGGACCAGTTGAGGAGACCATTTCTAATGCAAGGCAAGTGATTGTTTTCTTGTATGCTCATACTAGGGTGTTGGATTTGATGAGGAAGTTTCTTAAGAAAGACTTGGTTCGCTCTAGGGTTACATGATTTGCCACTGCTTACTTGAATCTAAAAAGCTTGCTGGATAACAAAAAAGAGTTGACAAGACTATTTAAATCAGATGAGATGGAGGAATTGGGTTACTTGAAGCAGGCCAAGGGGAAGAAAGCCAACAAAGTGATCAGATCCAAAACCTTCTGGAAAAATGTTGACATTACAGTTAATTACTTTGAGCCATTGGCTAATGTGTTGAGAAGAATGGACAGCGATGTACCATCAATGGGATTCTTCCATGGATTAATGTTGGAGGCGAAGAAAGAAATTTCTTAGAGGTTTGATAATGATGAGAGCCGCTTCAAAGAAGTCTAGGATATCATTGATACAAGATGGGACAACAAGCTCAAGACTCCACTACACCTGGCTGGGTACTATTTGAACCCCTACTACTATTACCCAAATAAGTCAGAGATTGTGAAAGATGGATCATTTGCAGCAGGTGTGATTTCCTGTATTACAAAGATGGTGGCTGGTGATGAAGAAACCCAAGACAAGATAATTGAAGAACTCAACATGTATCAAAATCAGCAAGGGAGTTTTGGAAGTGAAATTGCCACAAGGCAGCGAAAGAACAAGAATTTCAATCCAGGTGAACAACTGAATATGTGAACTTAATTTGATTGTTGAATATCATATTTTTATTCTAACTTGTTTAATGTTTATGCAGCAAAATGGTGG is part of the Miscanthus floridulus cultivar M001 chromosome 9, ASM1932011v1, whole genome shotgun sequence genome and encodes:
- the LOC136483757 gene encoding uncharacterized protein — protein: MLEAIGQFGRNLKGPSPYEMSGPFLQKRKEKIMDGFKEHKESWELTSCSIMIDAWTDRKGRGVMNLVVHSAHGVLFLDSVDCSGDRKDGKYIFELVDRYIEEIGEEHVVQTVTDNASVNTSAATLLIAKRPSIFWNGCAAHCLDLMLEDIGKLGPVEETISNARQVIVFLYAHTRVLDLMRKFLKKDLVRSRVT